The Salvelinus fontinalis isolate EN_2023a chromosome 7, ASM2944872v1, whole genome shotgun sequence genomic sequence CCCCGTTTTATTTCACAAGAGAAAGATCAACTAACTTAGTCACTATAAATTTCTGTCATATGTGATCACCTGCCATACTCCATACACGACAATGCGTTTAGCTGATGAATAACAACAACACTCAGCTTGTACAGTTGTAGTTTATCCTGGTTAAGACAGCGAATCGATATAAACTGTCCTCTTTCTTTCCGTATGTTTTCCATCACAGACATATTTTCTCCGTCACTCGTGGTAACCAACGGTGACGAAAAACCATAGACCTACCCTCCTCTTCAATTGTGCCTATTCAACAGGCATAATTTGATGCCTCACGCATCGTTTTCAACCAGCTGGCTTCTCTTAATAAGCAAACAACAACCCAAAGTTTTGACACGTCTGATAAAAAACATGGTTAATGTTTTAGAAagcaaaaaaaatattaaatcaaATAATTTAGGCAAGCCTACTTGAGGAGAACAAGAAAGGAAGACGGAGTCCGGTGAAACCCCAGTGTTGGAGGTCTGCACGGGACAGGCACCTGCGACGAGACACCTGCACAGACAGAAATAGTAATGGCGTATTTTTGTATGCACTATAATCCGACATGGTTCGTTCGACAAAGCCTATGGAGAAAATGAATGGTGTTTTTGGAATAACTCCGAAAATAAAGTGTGGTAAATATGGGCTTCGAACATGTTATTCGATGAgatcatcttcatcagctaaTGTCACTTTGTGAGTTTTGACGAATttatgtaatttaaaaaaaacacaaaggcttcataattcgCTAAAgtaatgttaactgactgatactatatcatagaacaaaacgtataaactCTCCTAAActtgtgttaacctcagaccttatttttggCGTTTGTTCCAAAACTGTATTATTTCGCCATTCATGTTTCCCATAGGTATGCCTGAACGAAGCAGATGTAACTAATTTCCGCGTTTTAGGACCACAAACTGGCGAGCAGAGGCGCGCGCTCTGGTCTAGCCGCGCGTGCTCGATCGTCAGACTAACATTATTAATGATTTCGATCTCTTTTGAGTTTCTCATGGGCAACATTTAATCAACACATTTTATTCCATACGATAAATGCCTATCttccattaaatatattttttgagatTGTACTGCCCCCCAGTGGGGAGAAAAAAAACGTTCAAGAAAGTTTGTAAAACCGTATAGGTTCTTGAATGCAGCCAAATGCCTGCAATCACTCATGTGACCCGTTCgggatgttttgtgtttttttttagcaACGTCATTGTTATCAGAGGCCGCACGAAGACATTTCTGCAGAAGGTGATTTCGTCGCTTGGTCTAACGTTTAGATTTAAAAAATGGTGAAAGTAACATTTAACTCGTCCTTTGGACAAAGGGATTTAAAGAAAGCATGCAATGCCGAAGCGCTTATTCCGGAGGAGAGGGTGAGTTGAACTAAACCAATGTGGTTAATATTTGTTGCAACAAACGTGGATGACGCAACTGTAACCGTTCAAACAACGTAGAACCATAACTGAAACAAAGTAACGTCGATTAGAAACATGTCTAGATTCTTGGTAATTCAACCCGTAACACGGGCGATGTCGGAAAATGGCTGCTACACAAATCCCTTTCGGCAGACTGAGTGTTGTTCGCAGTTCCTGGCCTGGGCAGGACCGTGTTAGATTTTCGATTCGGTGTTGATTTAGTAGAGGCCTGGAGGCTTGAAATACCTGAAGAACATTCAGGTCGTCTTTCCTATTCATTCGAACAGTTCTTCCTGTTTTGGTTATGAAGAGTAAAAGGTAAATGCGTTTATGTACACCCCATAGACAGTCCTGAGTTGAATTGACCAAATTAAGTGTGTTCATGCCGTAAGGTCGGTGTGTTGTCTTTCCTCCTGACAAAATGCATGCTGTGTACAGACGTTTTTGTTAACCTATCAACTGTCAGTAGATGCTGTATCCGCAATAAGAAGCCTGTGAGTCCAAACTCACCCTAAGCGCCTGGATTCATGTTTAAGATTGGCGCAGGGTATTGCCCATAATAAAGGTACAGTgtattcgaaaagtattcagaccccttcacgtttccacattttgttacattacagccttattcaaaaatcgattaaaaaaaatactcatcaaagtacacacaataccccataatgacggaGCGAAAAGTTTTTTTAGAAAGTTCATAGAAATTGAGGCCTGAGTGGCGCAACGTTCTAAGCCACTGTATCGCTGtgtttgaggtgtcactacagacccaggttcgattccaggctgtcacaaccagccgtgacctGGAGTGCCGTAGgatggagcacaattggcccagcgtagtccgggttaggggaaggtttggctgggggggctttacttggctcattgtgctctagcgactccttgtagcAGCCCAGGCAcatgcaggctgacctcggttgtcaggtgaacagtgttaactccgacacattggtgcagctgccTTTGGGTTAAgagggcgggtgttaagaagcactgtttggcgggtcatgtttcggaggacacatgactcAACCTTCTCCTTtcctgagcccgttggggagttgaagcgatgagacaagatcgcaattggatatcatgaaattgggaagaaaaagggggtaaaatacaacaaaaaacaaataccttatttacataactattcagactctttgctatgagacttgacatTGAGCTCGGGTGcttcctgcttccattgatcatctttgagatgtttctacagcttgattggagtccacttgtggtaaattcaaatgattggacatgatttggaaatgcacacactatataaggtcccacagttgacagtgcatgtcggagcaaaaaccaagccatgaggtcaaaggaattgtctgtagtgctccgagacaggattgtgtcgaagcacaggtcgggggaagggtaccaaaacatttctgcagcattgaaggtccccgcaGTACCCTCCATCGTTCGGatgaagttttgaaccaccaagactcttcctagagctggctacctggccaaactgagcaatccgggaagaagggccttggtcagggggtGACCAAAAAGCCAATGGTCAGTTTGACagagcaccagagttcctctgtggagatggttgtccttctggaaggttctctcatctctacaaccctccaccaatcaggcctttatggtagagtggccagacggaagccactcctcagtaaaaggcacatgacagcccgcttggagttggccaaaaggcacctaaaggactctgaccatgagaaacaagattgaactctttggcctgaatgccaagtgtcacatctgtaGGAAActaggcaccgctcatcacctggccaatatcatccctacggtgaagcatggtggtagcagcatcatgctgtggggatgttattcagcggcagggactgggagactagtcaggattgagggaaagatgaacggagcaaagtacagagagatccgtgatgaatacctgctccagagtgctcaggacctcagactggggagaaggttcagcAGTaataacacatccgccatgctgatcctcaacacgcgggcccctcaggggtgcgtgctcagtcccctcctgtactccctgttcactcatgactgcactgcCAGGCATGAATCccaacgccatcattaagtttgctaatGACACaaaatcattaagtttgctaatggcctgatcaccgacaacgatgagacctgacactgtggtgcaaggacaacaacttctccctcaacgtgatcaagacaaaggagataattggactacaggaaaaggaggatcaAGCACGCCCCCCTTCTCAtcggcggggctgtagtggaagcAGGTTgatagcttcaagttccttgacgtccacatcaccaacagagtaacatggtccaagcacacagacagtcgtgaagcgggcacgacaaaacctatttccccctcaggagactgaaaagatttggcatgggtccccagatcctcaaaaggttttacagagcatcctgacgggttgcatcactgcctggtatggcaactgctcggcctccgaccgcaaggcactacagagggtagtgtgtacagcccagtacatcactggggccaagcttcctgccatccaggacctctataccaggcggtgtaggaggaaggccctaaacattgtcagactccagccaccctagtcatagactgttctctctgctaccacacatcaagcggtaccggaacaccaagtctatgtccaagaagcttctaaccagcttctacccccaagccataagactctggAACAGTAAATTAAATGGCTACCCACCATTTGCATTTTCGTTGCCCCCCTCCACTGCTGCTACGCTCTATCTATGCATaaccactttaactctacctacatgtacataattacctcgacaccagtgCACAttaacacattgactctgtaccggtaccccctgtatatagcccagctattgttatttactgctgatctttaattatttgttattcttatctcaatTTGTTAGGgactttcttaaaactgcattgtttgttaaggacttgtaagtaagcatttcactgtaaggtctctctacctgttgtatttggcgcatgtgacaaatactttTGATTTGAAGgttgaccttccaacaggacaatgaccctaagcacacagccaagacaatgcacgaGTGGCTTCAGGAACatgtctctaaatgtccttgagtggcccagccagagcccgggcttgaacccgatcaaacatctcaagagagacctaaaaatagctgtgcagcgacattccccttccaacctgacagggcttgagaggatctgcagagaagaatgggagaaactccccaaatacatgtgtgccaagcttgtagcatcataaccaaaaagactcgaggctgtagtcACTGCTTTCTCattgtgggatattgtgtgtagattgatgagggaaaacaactatttaatccattttagaatacagctgtaaagtaacaaaatgtggaaaaggggaagtggtctgaatactttccaaatgcaatgTATCTGGGTGGCTACATGGTTCCATTGGAAATAGATTGCAGATGAGATTACAAGTCTATAGAGAATTTATTCACTATAGAGAATCTGAGTGAGTTGGGGAATAATAGCAGAGAAATGCAGCAGCCAGGGACAGACCTGGGGAGAAAATTCCCCTGCATAGAAAGACCTGGCCGTCATGTCTGTTTCACCTGTAGGAGAGCAGTTTGGACAGTCAGACGGGTGAGATTAAATGCTAATATCCTGGATAAGGTGTCAGACTAGTGAAGGTCTGTGACATGACCAGACAGCATGGTCCACAGAGACCAGCCATGAGCCACCTCCTTATTCCTGACCTGTAGCCATGTTAATAAGCTAACCTGAAGTGACGAGAGTGAGACAAGCATGGCCATCATTCAATAGCCCCTGTATCTGTTGCAAATGTTGAATGAATGAAAATATGGACCTTGGTTTACCTCAAGCACGTCTCTGTATCGACAGTGGACTAATGGGGAGGAAAAACAATATGTTCCTCCACTAAATTACGAGCATGGGGATCTCTCAGATCTGTTTTTGTTTTCCTCATCTGATCTCCAGGGAGAGCTAGAGCTGTTGACATCCACTCTTTTGTTTCAATACGAACCCCACCCCAACTCTGCATAAACAACTTCAGCAAGTTCAGGAAAAGGGCCTGCTGCCAAATTACAACATGTGCCCCAGGGCTCCATAATATTAAAGTGAGGGAGCAAAACAACAGAGATGATGGAGAGGGCTAAAAGATAAGGCAGTAATTGAATAATGGTTAGAAAGAATGTCTTGAAGAAGTAGATGATGGAAAGGAGGTGTAAGGTCACAGAGAAGCGAGGGAGGGTTGGTGAgcaagagaaagggagggaggtttAGCTGTGTGTTTGAATGGTACGTTACATAAGCATCTCTCTATCACTACTACCATACTCCAACTTATATCAACAGAACACACCACAGCTGTATTGTGCTGCATAGTCACACTATTTGAATCAAACACCGTTTGGCTATGTTGTGTTGGAGTGATTTTATTTGAACAATAAAGAGGATTTATAGAGGTCAGTTTTCTTAATGCTAGCCATGATTCATCTAGACTGACATAGCCTACTGTTAATTGGGAACGGTTGATGAACCAATATTATGTAATGGAACAAGCAGGCAGACATGCTGGTATTGCAAGAGGCTGTCTATAGGCTTTACTCTATGTTATAGAGGACCACAATGGCAAGAAGTCTTGACTTTTTTTGTTTATGTATCCTCTgcaattttaatataggcctATGTACTCTATCTGTTGCCTGGTGTAATGTATTTTaagtgatcaaatcaaatgtgcaTGCACTATATTTGTCTTCTTACTCTCAGGACCTGGAGGATGGCATGCGGGTGCGTCGGCAGTCCAAggtgtggtgctggtacaggTGCCTGGGCCTGGCTCTCATGCTGTCAGGTGTGGTGGTGGGAGGGGCCTACCTTTACAAGACCTACATACTGGTGAGGGACTGTTGGTTAGACCCCTATAATGCCATAGGCTCaactatatactgaacaaaaatataaacgcaaccatttcaatgattttactgagttacagttcatatcagtcaattgaaatattcattaggccctaatctatggatttcacatgactgggcaggggtgcagccatgggtgggccagccaatcagaatgagttttcccacacaaaagggctttattaaagacagaaatactcctcagtttcatcaactgtcggggtggctggtctcagatgatccctcaggtgaagaagccagatgtggaggtcctgggctggtgtggttacgtgtggtctgtggttgtcatACCAattagacgtactgccaaattctcttaaacgacgttggaggcagcttgtggtatagaaatgaacattcaattctctggcaatagctGTGGTGGACATTtttgcagtcaacatgccaattgtactctccctcaacttgagacatctgtggcactgtgttgtgacaaaactgtacattttagagtggccttttattgtccccaacacctgcgtaatgataatgctgtttaatcagcttctgtatatgccacacctgtcagggggatggattatcttgtcgaAGGATTAAtgctaacagggatataaacaaatttgtgcacacaatttgagagaaatgtgCTTTTTGTGGATatgtaacatttctgggatcttttatttcagctcattaaacatgggaccaaaactttacatattgcgttttatatttttgttcagtatagttaaagCTTCCTTTCCTTGGTTAGAGGACACATTTGCATATGCTATGGGCTAGTTtcacagacacagattaagcctagtcttgGACTTTTGAATCAGCCCCTAATCAGGAGATATTTCCGGGAAACTAACCCAGTGTGCTAGCTAACTATCTACAGTGTTGGTCAGGGTGAGAGACAAGTCCTCACTGTCGTCGTCTTACCTTGACTTCCTCAGGAGCGCAAGGTGTATTGGTGCGGGGTGGATTACCTTGAGCAGGACTACATGGTTCAGGACAAGGACGAGGTGGCCTTGCCCTCTGCGCTGAGGCACATCCAAGAGAGCATCCGTGTGCTGGAGGACGTGGAGCTAATCAACGTGCCCGTGCCCGAGTTCTCAGACAGCGACCCGGCCGACATCGTCCATGACTTCAAAAGCGTGAGAAGagaacactgctacacacacacagacacacaaaccaggtttccatccaaactTTTTTATGCGACTGAAGTGCATGTCGGATAAAGAGTCACGACAGGCCGAAACTGAACATTTGTCGgtcaactttccaaatgtcgacaaccCTAAATACACTAGACAAGGTGAGCTCTCTTCTGttggtaaaattaattatgtgagaaatgTCGGCGGAAACGCTTTTATgtccaaatattgatataataaccatcacatcgaagtaaacttggagtcacgcgatgacatgtGCACCTCTCACTGCGACTTGTTTGggaaccatgcagtttattaggctacagattaaatcgGTTTTGAAGAACTTCAGAGTGGTGAACGTGCAAGGTAATGAGCACGGTgcgcctttccaataaatatccagagtcttattctggtgacatgatcagcAGTGCTTGGCTGCCGTTTTGACAAATCAAAAATAATCTAGCTTTTTTGTCCATAATCCCGTCATGTAGGCTCATACTCCCAtatgtatctgtgagctgttggcttgAGCGCATTTGgcaataccagagtgggcacactGAAAAtctgatggaaacccatttaacttgtatgtttttatttggtacatgggaatttaactgcAAACGGTATTAAGTCATCAagcacagccttttatccgcaacaagtcaatttgatgaaaTGCATATCTGGTGGGGGAATGTGCATGTTTTCATGTGGATTTTAGAAAATTCACATGACTCTGTTTAATTGTATGGAAACCTACACACACAGTGGTCTGAATTGTTGTTGAGAGATACTGCATATGTGACATCACAGAGCTCGGTCTATCTAGCTGTTACCATGCATTTACGGCTCAGAGGGAAATCATTCCTCCAGCGTATTAGCCGTCAAACTCCTATTTCTAGAAACCGGTAAGTGTTCAATACTGTGTTAATAAAACACGTGCTGAATTTAAGTTGTTGAACGTAATCATGTGTTGAGGTATGAATGTAAAGTACCTCCGGGTGTTTTTGTAGTGTTGGATCTaattcctttcctcctcctcagaggcTGACAGCCTACCTGGACCTGAGCCTGAACAAGTGCTACATCATCCCCCTCAACACCTCCATCGTCATGCCTCCCAAGGACTTGCTGGAGCTGCTCATCAACATCAAGAtacctgtaacacacacacacatacgactGGAGCTGTTTATATGTATTTCaatattcttttttttaaatctatcAAATGTTGGAGGAAAAAATGTTAATGGTgtgtgttgccccccccccccccgcccccctagGCTGGTACCTACCTTCCCCAGTCCTACCTGGTccatgagcagatgatggtgacTGAGCGTCTGGAGAACGTTGACCAGCTGGGATACTTCATCTACAGCCTCTGCAAGGGCAGAGACACCTACAAGCTGGAACGCAGAGAGACCATACTGGGTTAgtactgctcacacacacacaccatactgggTCAGTACTGGCACACACTTTTTAAGATGTACCCCGAATAGTCATGTATTGACCATATTGTGAAATTCCTTCGGCCCTTTGGTGGACCTGAGAACACACAGCATTATACTCAGGCCAATGAACAGGTGCTATAGCAGATGTTTTATATAGGCCTACACACCCATTTTTAATACATATTCCTTCATCTGTACCTTGCAGCCAGGGAGAAGCGTGAAGCCCTGAACTGCAGGACGATCCGTCACTTTGAGAACAAGTTTGTGGTCGAGACACTCATCTGTGAGCCTTAAAGTGAAAGGGGACTGGCTGCTTCAGACAACCCATGTATAGTTTCACTCACTGTCTGCAGTGAGATTTTTAACCCTTCTCTCTCCTATACCACCCCTCATAGATCCTTTTACTCTTCTGTACTGCTGGTAGTTTTGAGTTGTCAAATTTAAGTCAAGATGATTCCAAGTCAATACTGTTGTATAAAACTAATGCATTTTTCACTTTGCGTAAAGTACCATTTATTTGGGGGCAACTCTTCTCTTCAAAAAATAAGATGTCCAGCTTTTCAATATTTTgtggaatttttttttttttactctgggGTTTATTGTTAAAGAAAGTGTTTAAACGGACACTTAAGTCAGCTAATTACACTGTTATAAGGTATACCTAGATTGATGAAATATCAACTCAATGAGAGTATGCTTACTTTAGCATAGAAAATGAATGATTTTTGTATCTGCTGTCACTAGTACAGTGGGATGAAACAAGAGGAATCTCATACCCCAGGTCTGTCTGAAAATGGAGCAACTAACTTGTTTATATAGTCTGTAAAAAGGAAGATTAATACCACAATAAATCTTAATTGTTTTATTGGTTTTTGTTCTCATGGTTTTACAAATATGATATTTATTTCTAAAGTTAAACCTTTTTACTGTGCAACACAATGGCATGGACTGTTTTACTTAACTTGATATCCAGAGAGATCTTGGGCTGAGGGAATAGAACACTTGTTCTTACACTTATATTCTCCATTTACACATTAAATGAATGGCTCCTCCTGGAGTAGTCAAATCCCATAACTTTAATGATCTTCAGACGTTGACATGGATTTAGCTTACACTTTAGTCTTTGGATGAGGCTGGTTTAGTAGTACCTGGGGTTACATTTAGCGTTGCACAGCGTTGTGgaacattgcagatagaaatgtcctGAATAGAGCTGACATGAGTCCTTATGCTACATAACATATCTGAATATTCAATAAAGTTGTGCTCTGCTGACTGTGCCCCTAGGGTCCAGTTCTGGGGCTGCCTTTTGAAGGGCCAACTGGGTTTCAGACACCACTACAGTATTAAGATAAATGGCATGCAAGAACAGACCCACTTTTAATAAATAAAGGATTTGACTGACAGACAAGCACATTGGAAATAATATTTCTACCTCATATAAACACTCAATGCATCAGTTTCAGCATGATAAACCCATTGAAAGGTTTTGGTGCCGGTTTGTTGGTTAATTTCTACAATCAACGGCTGGCTTTTATGCTCATTTTAATTAGTCCTCATCTGAGGCAGTAATACAGCTTTttatcattttatttcagtaacaATTAACTATCTTACTACAAAGGTATGTGCTTTCAATTCCAAACTCAAAGATCTACATTTTCAAACCCATCCCACTGGCTATTTTTATTGCAAATGGAAGTGATaccttagacacacacacacttcaatatGGCACAAGCTTCCTTTATCACCTCCTATAAATGCGTCATGAAACCACACCTGTCAACGATGGTAATATGGGTGAATATTTAAAACCAAACCAATAACCACACCATATCTAAAATATTAAGATAGGAATAATAATATAGCAGAAAAGGAGACTCATGAATCATTTTTTTCCCAAAAACATGCAGTCTGCCACCCTACAATAAGAATCAAATATTGAAATCGTTGATGCAAATGAGTGGCCAGAGTATTTGTCTACTTAAAAGGAGGCTTCCTGACAGTCCCTCTACCAAGACAGGCAAAGTCAATCTCTTCTCTGTCTTGATTACAAGGTGAGGCAGTGACTTAAGACTCACTAATTTTACAATTTGAGTTATCCTTTCTACTTTAGGCCAGACAGCTATCTCAGTGTTTTGTGCCATTGAAGCCAACATCTTCAATTAGAGCTGCCCAAATCAGTGTCAGCTAGCCATCTCAGGGAgcaaaggttgagaaccactgctctacctatCTATCCGGATACAAGAACTGGCCTGTGAAGTGAGGCAAGTGCAGTAGTGACTGAGCATGCTCTAAGCCCTAGTGTTCTAAGCTGCCCTAGCTAGCCTGGGGCCAGCACCaattcattaactactgaatccAAACTGAAGAGAGTTTCAAAATGGGTGTTCAGAAGAGCTAAAAACATCAGTTTCATGTTTTTTTCCCCGCCACTAATGTCAATGTTTTGTCAAATGTAGACAAAGTATGTGCTTGTCAGGGACTGTCAGCTTTGTTATGTCGCCAAACTTGGCATCCTATAAAGTTCAAGAGCAACAGTCCATCTCCTCATCCCACTAACCAATAGGAGCGCCTGGATTTAAATAAAATATGAGTCTAGAAAGGCTCTGGGAATGTCAGGAGAGAAAATATTGGAAAAAGCATTCTCATCTAGTGTCTTCTCTTGGGCTAAGAGTAGAGAACTTCATCGGGATCATCTGACACCTATTTCTATCCTTAAATCAGCAGCCCTGCCCGCCGTACCATTCCTCCCTATATAATACATGgtccaaataaataaaaaacgttAAAATAAGCGCAAAACGGGAAAAGGAAAtgagattcttttt encodes the following:
- the LOC129859597 gene encoding integral membrane protein 2B-like isoform X1; protein product: MVKVTFNSSFGQRDLKKACNAEALIPEERDLEDGMRVRRQSKVWCWYRCLGLALMLSGVVVGGAYLYKTYILERKVYWCGVDYLEQDYMVQDKDEVALPSALRHIQESIRVLEDVELINVPVPEFSDSDPADIVHDFKSRLTAYLDLSLNKCYIIPLNTSIVMPPKDLLELLINIKIPAGTYLPQSYLVHEQMMVTERLENVDQLGYFIYSLCKGRDTYKLERRETILAREKREALNCRTIRHFENKFVVETLICEP
- the LOC129859597 gene encoding integral membrane protein 2B-like isoform X2; the encoded protein is MRVRRQSKVWCWYRCLGLALMLSGVVVGGAYLYKTYILERKVYWCGVDYLEQDYMVQDKDEVALPSALRHIQESIRVLEDVELINVPVPEFSDSDPADIVHDFKSRLTAYLDLSLNKCYIIPLNTSIVMPPKDLLELLINIKIPAGTYLPQSYLVHEQMMVTERLENVDQLGYFIYSLCKGRDTYKLERRETILAREKREALNCRTIRHFENKFVVETLICEP